ACAGCTACGGTATAGTTAAATAGTTTCCTTCTTTTACCAATCCATTTCCTCTCGAACAACTATATCCTTTGCCTAGCTCGTTATTACTGTATTCTGTATGACTGTCGTAATATTTACGTAAAGCGTAGCTCGATTACTGAATCGTTCTCGACATTCCCCAAAGGGTAGTACGACTTTTGCTTACTTAGGAATCTTTTGAAATGATCGGTGCACATCATGGTTTTAGAAGCAGCTGTAACTTTTCTATGCGAAAGGCTATTTAAGGCTACGTGGTGCGTGGAACGATATACTGGtgtgcttctttttctttttttttttttttaagttttcgTCCATTAAAACTTACGTTTTAAACTTTATGGAATtagttttgtaaaaatatgccTTAGTCATTTTGATGTAATATACTTCGTGTGTGTACGTGTATGTGCGTGGGTGCGTAATATCTATAAAGTATTAGACCGAGAACAGAAACGACAATGTAACGTAGTATGTTTTGATCATATTTCTGTTGTTGCCGTATGTTTGTTTTCTTTATTTCGTAGAGTTCAGACCTGACAATTCGTTCCAAAGCAGCTATTATACTCTTTGAATCTTAATAAGCTCGATTTCTTtgaaacgatataccatattataTAACGAACCTCTTCATTTGGTAAAATTTAAAGaacagaagaaaagaagatgagaaatgaagaagagaacgaacatgagaaagaaaggaaaagaagaatatgTGCACCGATTTACGTATTGACGATAATGTCAACAATATCATATGTATAAGTAATATACGCTCTCTCATGCATATAACATCTCAACGAAAATCATCCATGAAACACGATTTGCGAGAGCGACCTCTTAAAAGCTATTTACAAAAACGAATAGCGATACGTAGGcttttcattatattattatccgCTGCCTTTGAGCATGCCTCTAACTTTCAACAAACTTGCGCACTCGATGTCGATCCACAGGGTTAATTTCCTTTCGTATCTCTTATCTTTCGATAGTTCCCTCGACGCAACTACCGAGcgcgtattaataataataatagtaataataataataataatattaatattaatgaaaaatataacgaCAGTACGATGGATACACACGTTCTCCGTGAAAACGTGCacgcgatatatgtatataaatcagCGAAGAGTACAATGTCAGAGGCTTACGATACTTAGAAGAGGACGGCCTTGACATCGGTACTTAAAAAAATGTCCCTGTGGAGGTTTATATGTTTGTAAACGAGGCTGTCAGTAAAAATTATTGAATCTGGCAACAGACCGTCTTGCATGGTATTGGAGTCTCGCCTTCCTGACCGTATAACGTtcgtaatttaaaaactttcgaATCCATTGCTAGAAACGGTGAGTTGCCGGTGTAACAGCTTTCATATACTTCAAAAGCTTCGTCGATTGGCATGTCGCCTTTGTCTTTAACGGGCTCCTTCCGCGCTGCAATCTCTTCCTTCCGCTCAGACATATTTGGCACTGATTTCGACGAAGTTGGCGGATCTGCTTTCAAACTGATCTCCTCTATGCTGGTAGCGCTCTCGCGTGCCAATCGATAATATTTCTGCACGTAGTCCACGTTAACCTGTTCAACCTCGATGGTATCGTCCTCCGCAGCTTCTCCTTCGCATACTATTCCCTCGCTTTGTAACATTCTCTTGGGAGTTACCAGAGGCTCGATGATCTCAGTTTCCCAGCATTCTAACACGTCAGGCTCTTCTATGCTGTCCAAGGAATCTATTCCGCTACCACTCttttcgtcctcgatgctactgctcctctttcgctcttcctccatcttcctctccgttgtttgtttGCCCGTTTCACTCTTGTCcggggctttgatcgtcgtggcagcatcgtgacatcgtcgtaggctcggttcgtacgTGGAAGACGTTAACAGCTTACCATCTtccgagactatgatctctcCTTTTTCAAAGGTcctcacgttcatcgtgtcctcgacaatcccatcgtcgtcctcgtcgtcctcgtcgtccacatcctctgtacgtcgaatcttcgtatcgatgttattggagggattccgcgcgtgcgatttcccttgtcttttcgttcgccttgcattgactctcttcgagtctatccgagAACTTGAAgcaaccctcacacccgcaacgctatccttctcagtaaattcgcaagTATCATCgacaacatcctgttgctgttgtttagccagattcttcctcctcgtgatgttcgctaagtcctcccgctggccgcaagaatccgacgaggacaccatctcgtggtccactttgcCAATCACCACGTGCCTTGCCACTcgtctccgttcctccgacctCCTTTTCGCGTCCTTCTTCCTTCTCGAAGCACCGCTGTTGTTGTTGCTACCATCCGGCTGCTGTTGCTCTTGTCCACTCTTGATGTTACCGAGCCCTGCGAATTCCCCGCAGATAGCTGTGCGCGACAATGCCGTATTGTCCGCACCGCTACTAGCAGATAGTGCAAGTATGGGGTTGCCTTGCAAGTTTTTTGGCGGCTCTTGGTCCATATCGTCCTCGTCCTCCTCGCAGTCCATCGAAATGGCCGACGCAATGAACAAATCCGGCGACTTCTCTTTGCGTAGCCACTCCGTCACCGCCTGCGTGATTGGATAATCGGATAGTTGCGTCTGGCTCTCGAAACCAGAGTCCTCGTTCGTCGCCTCGATAGTCTCCTTATTTAAGAGACTGCACACTGCTGCTGTCTTTGTTCCAAACTTACCCGATACCTGATCGACTTTCGTCGCTTTGTTATCCTGAGATTCGAACTTTGAGTCTAGCTTTGTATCGTTCGACAGATCGATCTTTTGCAGATTCTCAGTCAGATCGTGTGTCTTGGTTTCGTTCTCTGGCTCCGTGGTGCTGTTTAGGTCCGGACCAGGCGTCGGTTCCCTCACGAACTTGGTACCCTTCGCGCTGTACTTCCTCTTGGATAGACTAGTCGACAACGACGATTTGCTGCTCGATAAAGATTCGTGATTCTGATCGTCGCGAAACGCCGCGTTCTCCACGCTCTTCGGCGTCATCGATCCGGATCTCGAGTTTTCGTCGTTAGATACAGGAGACAACGGCCTCGACGTGGTCATCGACGCGTTCTTGCTGCTCGAGTCGGAGTCCAGGTTTCCGTTCGTTAAGGTCTCTCCGTTCATTTCGTTGCTCGGTCGTTCGCATAGCTCGTTGGCACTCGGACAATCGTTATTCGCTGCTTCGATAATGCTTGGCAGTTTGTCGACGTCAGTCGCTTCGTTCACGACCTCGTCCGTCGAAAGAGCTGCCTCCTCGTCCCCGGGGAGGCAGTTGGTCAGTCTATTTGATTCGTTATCTGAACTGGTAAACGTATCTAGCGACTTGGATCGACTGTTTTCTAACGAAGTTGATGTCGGTTCTGGTTGCTGGTCAGACTTGCCGTTATCGGACAATTCGTCGCTTTGGTTCTTCGAGTCGTCCGATATGACACCGTTGCATACCGCGTTCGACTCGTTGTCTACCAACAGGTTAGCGTCCGACGATAACGCACTCGGTTGATTTATCGTCGTGCCGGTCTCGGACGTAGGTGTGTTGTTAGCGGATGATGGAACAATGGGTAGCGGAGTGCGTGGTTCGACGGTACGTCGCAGCTGAAACTCCTGACACTCGGGGTTCAGCGGCCGATTGCtggtcgtggtcgtggtcgtggtcgtggtcgtgaCCGTGCTTGAACACACTGTCCAGGGCAGTTCGGAAGACGGTAGGCCGGTATCACATTCGGAACTGTACTCTCCTTCCTCCTCGTCTTCCGTGTTACCCTGTATTTTCACAACAATTTTTCCATTAGTTTCTAATAAACGAAAATTAATTACGTAAAACAGTCTGTCAACGAACAGTGTCTCGTTCCATTGCGGtgaaacgaaatttcaaaaacgAACTTTCGTATAACGcgcataacgtaaaacgatctCCTCTCTATATCTATAGTTAACGCGGTCCACGATCTGGCACATATATTTCAAAAGCGACATAACTCGACCAAGTTTTTCCACTTTTAGCCCTTGAAACCTTCTTTCGATAGCTTTGGCGTTCTCCCGATACAGGACGAAATTATTTTTAGTTGTGACGGCTTTCGAGCAGAAACGCAATACGTGCGCACACATAGTCGTCGCTGTCTTAGCATCTAGAGTGCACGACCGATATCGATTTCCGGAGACAGATCTCGCCTGCACATATACCGACACGATTTTAGACTTTATCGTCTTTCGATTAACTAACGAAACCCCATCGTTAACTAACGAAACCCCATCATTAACTAACGAAACCCTGTATATTCGTAACAATTTTCCAGAAAACTTTGTACAATCTAAAAAATTCGTCCAACTGTGCCATCCACTCACCGTAGTAAATCTTCTCTGcctccttctcttttttttcttctttcgcttGGCACAGGCCGCTGACATGGCCGCTGACATGGTCGCAAAGTCCGTAGTTCTGATCATTAGCCCGCTCTGTATCGTTACACCTTGGACAGCAGAAATATCGCGAATTAAAACTCTTTCATACACCAGCAAGCATCGTTCGTCGGTTAAAAGTTGGACGAAACGCGCGTCTTTCCAAGACTTTTGCTCCTAAGAACTCCAGCTGAAAATCAACAGGTGGAGAACTCGAGGAGGAAGTGATTATTAACGCGTGTCGAAGGGCGCGAGTATCGAACTTGGCTTCTCCGTCGTTTCCACGCGATTCCTTTCGTTTTCCGCGTGGAACCGAGCACCAGTTATTTTAAATCGCGTCTATTTGAGACGCAACGATGGTCAGATCCTTTGCCGAAGTCGAGAGATCTCGCGATGCTCCATAGCGGGCGACGATGCTGTAGAAAAGTGGAAAACAAACGAAAATTCACATTATCGTCACATTTATTCTACTAGATAAACTGCGGATTCTTCCGCaattctaataaattgaaatatacaaaaatgtatagaataCGCGGCACGACGCGAACGGCTTACTTGCCAAATTTCTTAACTCCGCGAAACAAAAACTAGAGAAAATTCCTGAAATTATACGAAACAACAGAGCTTTGTCGCCAAAAAATGTGTAAATAGATCTCTATCGGATTGCATCGTTTCAAGACTGAATACTCCGATTATTTCGATCAATAACGTGCGTATATATCGTTGGAAAACGAAGTTTCGGAAAGCTCGACGAACTTCTTCCTCTGTGTACCCTCGTTATTAGCAATGTTATTagcaatgaaaaataatattcacGCAGATACGAGAAGAAACAAGGACAATATAAATTTTCACAGTTTTCTATCGCATCGTCTCACTCGGCACCCCTCGCGCGGTCCAATTACGGACAAAGATCGGTGGCTCGTGTACACGGTTGTGCCATCCCTTTCGTGACAACGAGACAATTTTCTTACGAGTCACTTGCGATATACGTGTAATGTCCGTTTGTCACGTGCAACGTGCGAAGCAGCGTGTCGATGCAGGCGATGATTTGACGAGATAACGATGACGAAAGCGAGATATGTTACGGTGAGAGAAGACGCGGATAACGAGAATCGTGACGATTAGGAAAACGTAATATATGCGAGAGAACACACACATACGAGCGTGTTAGAGAGTCTTGGGCTTTAGCTACGATCGCCGGATCATCGACGCGGACATTGTCACCGGGCCACGGCACGCACACGCGGTGGATCGCATGACGCGACTGGCTTATGCGGACGCTGTCCAAGCTTCTTAAGCAGTTTTCTCTATTTTCGTGGCAGCGAGAACTCGGCACATGCACACAATGTTGTACAACGGCTACAAAGAGTATCGCTACGgtattctttttattataaCGTTTAATCAGGCTAACGAATCGGTCTAATTAATCAAGTACAAATATATCGTTTAAATCTTGTATCATCTGCAAACGCGACTTTTGTGCCGCTACAAAGATGCCATACTTTAGAAATAAAACATAGAACCTGGCTAAAAAGTACTTGAAACGCGTGAAATAGGGATACGCGtgccaatactttttgtagtcGCAATGGAATGTAAATCAGTAGGCTAATAAGATCGCATGGTCTTTGCTCGATTTACTCATATTCGCGTAAACGTTTTCTCTCAGTTTCTGTACTTCTATATTACCCAAAAATACATAAACGCGCGTACTTTGAGTTTTCTATCGTTCTTCGACTTAATATGGAGATTTGGAAGTTAGTAAGAAACGGATAGAAGGTGCTTTATCCGTAATTGTAATAGTAAATATGCTTGTAATTCTTCATTGAATTCCAAATTTAGTTACCATCGTGGTTTGAATTTGAAGCAATATGTAAATGTTTCGGATTGCTAATAGAACTGacaatttaataaatacgtAGGTATTTGTTATATCGGTCAATAgaatataatgtaaatatatcgGTTTGAACGAACTGATaatttaatcgattaattttttaaacgagtAATAACTCGATAATTGCTATTTCTCAATTATTACAAATACGTAAACTACGAATTGCatagatttttaaataatttgtagATGAATAACTTGGCATGCATAAATATACGCGTATATAACGGTAAAGGAGAAAGCAACTAGAGAAGAATAATTAATTGatgatttcttttcgttttatcTATGCAGTTTCGATAGCGGTATAATTGCTATCGTATTGCGCTTTGACGTATCACTTTGAATTAATCGATTcgtatttgtttgaaaatatcgttataaaTCGTACAGGGTACCCTGTAAGGAGCATATAAGAAAAGTCTATGCGATACCATTATCGGTGGAACAGCGTCGCTCGATGGTTTCTATAAACTCTGTTCTTCCGCTAAATTACCATCGAAAGGGTATGAAAAGCTCGATTTTTGGACAGCGACGTTATCAACGAGGCAACAAAGTAGCGATCATCATTCCGCGTATTTCCGCGATCGTATCTAAAGAGTAGCGGCTCTCTTTGCGAATTATTACCTTTTACCTTGAATGTGGTAGAGGCACGGCGGTAATAAAACAGCAATGATGCCGATGGACGGGACAGCAGTCATGAATCTGGCTATATCCCTTTCTCCTGGCCGCGCATCCAACCGACACTGTTCTCGTTTAACATTAGAAACAGGAACGATCAAACGTACTAACGCCTAAGCCGAGACATTGCGGGGAAGGAGCAGCCGGGTACAAAACAGCGGCTTCTCGTTCGATAGTCGTGATCATTCTTTCCTCTCGTCTTACACGTCGCTTACATATATATGCTTTTTCATCcgacctctctctctcttgtggCAGCGACAATTAAGTTAACGTTAAGCGTAATGCACTTCCGACGTTTAAACGTTCGTAGAATTTGACGATTATACGCGTTAGACGGTAGATTTCTTGTCCAAAATTAAGTTAAAAAGATGGCGCAGTACGAATCTTTGTTCGAGAGAATCGATTAACGCGTTAAACGCATCTCAATGATGGAACAAAAATACGATAGAAATTAATCGGATATAACGCGTAGCAATAAGATGATAGATAATAACAAAATAGTACTATAaactaaataaattaaaaatataaatagaatatagaGTAAAGAAATCGAAATCGTTTATCGGatcgtaataaataaaaatatgtaatacgATGTGTATGTTTCTTGCTGTAAGAAATTAAGATTGAAATTTCTGTTATCGAAGTGGAATTTCCGTCATCCGGAGAAGATCAAGACTAGAATTTTCGAGTCTCGCGAGATTCTTCGAAGCTAGAATCGTTTCTTGCAAGAATACAAATTTGTAGGATCGCGAGAGTGGAGAGACGGCCAGAACGAAACGTCGACCGCAAAACGATTTGCGCGACGTAGCGCTGCTCCCTCCCCCGAAGTGCGTAGTTTTCTCTTGGTCGCAAGAAAGACAACCTCCGCATGTTCGTCCGTTCTCATGTTGTTCCGTCCATCTGTCCATGAACAGAACCAAAGCTACGAGAGAGGgacagagagcgagagagaaaggcCCGCGTCTAGAGTCATGCGATAGCAAGGGCAGAAAAAGTAAGTAACTCTCTTTCGAGAATCTACTGCCAATGACAGAGAAGGAatggaagaagaaggaggaggaggagaagaagaagaagaagaagaagaagaagaagaagaagaagaagaagaagaagaagaagaagtagtagtagaagaagaagaagaagaagaagaagaagaaaagaatagaGGAGAGCCGAGAAAGACCGATACTCTCTCTACGGCCTCCGGTTCTGACACGCCGCTATCAACTAACCATTTACGTTGACCAAAGGAGGACCAAACATGTAGTGGCCAGGATACATGTAAGGCTGAGGAACCGCTGGTATCACGTGCGGAACGTGTACCGGATCCTGCATCATCATCGGATCAAAGTAGGCACCACCGTTCATCCCGTTCTCCAAAGGTTGTTCTTCCGCCTGCTGTTCATCCTCGTATTGTTCCTCCAGTCTTTCCTCCTCTCGTTCGTCGACCTGCTGCCCCTCCTTCGCGTCGATAAAAATTATAGATTGCTCGTCGTCCATTTCCCCACCTACGCTATCACCGTAACCGATGCTTCTTGTCCCATTCTCGTTCCACATCCTGCTGGTACTCTCCATTGGTAGAATCGCATCTTCTTGCTCTTCCACTACCACCGTACTCTCTTCCACGCATTGGTTATTCTGAAAGAGGAATTTTTGCGCATTAGATATTTGGTGATTATTTTTGTTCGTGAACGACGGCGTTGAAGAAAAGTTTCGAAAGAAACGCGAAGCGATCGTCGAGTAGTGGTTTTTGTTAGACGAATGGACGTAATCCGAGAATGGCGGTCGACGAGTAAAACTGTCGCAACGAACGCGCGAATTTTAATTATTCTCGTATTGGGGTGTTTAACCCGACCCATTTGTGCGAGATCTACGAGCCGAGACGCACAGCGCAGAGCTGAAAAGACGATCGGCGGAACGATACAGGAGCAACGAAACCACGCGTATACCGTGTTGTTTGTACGCGTAACACTTTCACGCGATACCCGCGATTACGTTTACGATCGCGTTGGATCTATCAAAAAATAACCAATCGGACTCGTATTCCTTCCTCTGATCGTCTTTTCGGCTCTCCATTATACGTCGTCTATTTTCTCTATACCTCGTAATTCATAATACAGTAGGGTTCACCAGGCAGTTTTGGTACGATCGTCGAATTGACCCACTCGATCGGCCTGAGAGGTACCGGTGCACAAGGCATGGCCGCCAGGACGCTGGGCGCAGCCTGCGCTGCCATCGGCGCAGGACCGACCAGCATCACAGGATACTCGTAATAGTAACCACCCACGTGGTCGTAAAACGTCCCATATCCTAATTGCGCGCTCGAGTCCATCGCTGGAGCATACTCACCGGTACCACAGTCCCTGTCTAACAGTTGCTGATCCTCCGTCGTTTCACTACCATCTGTAATCAACGTAAGAGGATAAGACGAGAGTACGGACCGCGAACTCGCAAGAACTAACATTTATGTTACGTGAAAACACCGAGAGAACAGGTTCGTGCATGCAGTTTCAGTGATTTACATTTTTAACCGTGGGACGTAACTCGTTAACCGGGGATGACGGGTTAACTCGGATCGCAACGTATCTTCTTACCTACGATTTCATCTTCGCTAAAAATTCCGTTAAACGTAcagatataataatttctttattttcgaATTCCAAGTATTTTTCATCTACACCCCCAATTTTCATTCTTCGCTACCGGTTCGAGCGGAAACAAAGTTCGACGACTAAGTTTCAGCCCCGCAGATATTCTTCAAACCGAAGAAAATCACAGGTTCGAGATTAGAAAGTTGGAAATAAGCTCAACGTGTAACGCTTCGATATCTCAAAAGCAAACAGCcacgaattttataatttatctttCTGCCAATTGTACAGAAAAATTCAACTACGAAACAACTTTTTACCAAACATCGTGCAGAAAATCTTTCGAATGCACGGCGAGTTGAAAGAAGGGGGTGGGACGATACCGTACTTCTGTCTGTCGGCAACGTTCTCCAACGAGATACGATGGAGTAACGCGGAAAGTCGTACAAACTTGAAGAGAATGGTAGGGGTAACTCCAAGCAGCTTTGCCGGATACCACGCGGCGATCGGGAAGGCGGACGAGACAAGCCAGAAACTCGATGAAATACGTCACGTTTCTATCTATACCTCTACCTGCGGTGGAATGCGACGCCGATTGGCTCTCGGTGGTCGAGGATGTCGCGCTGGTGTTCGCGTTCCCAGCCCACGGCTTCTTCTTCGACAGATAACCCTTTTTGAACAGCATATCCTGCCTCGGTGTCGTGATCCTCGTGTACTCATCCTCGTTGAAGATAATCTTGGGTTGGGACGTCGAGCCGGACGAATTGTGTCGAGACGCGGCACCCGCGTACGCTCCACCGTTGCTACTTCCGGCTCTAAGCGGCTTGTACCCGCTCTGTCCGAACCTACTGTGCGTGTCATTTTCCTGTCTTTTCGCGTAACCGTTTCGCAATCCCTCTTCTTCGTCCTCTTCGCCGGGTGGAGCTGAAAATTAAATCGCAAAATATGGTTCATCGGATCCaagtaatttcgttttcttttttctttttccctttttccctttttcttttctcttgtctccttttcctttttccccgtTAAATGCATGCTGTTGTCGATACATTATCACAGCGACTATCCCAATTTATAAAAGTGTAACGAAGAATATAAATTCTTCTCACCCTGTCTTTCATTAGGCTATTATTTTACCTATTATAGCGTTAGAATTTATAATTTTGCAGTTTACGAGTTATTCGTTTTGCAGTTTGCAGTTTACgagttttattttcttttacagtACTCCGTAAAACCGGATTACTTTCTAGAGTGTgagaaaaattcttttcttcttctcgctAGTTTGCTCAACGCTGCGCAATCTTTATCTACTTATAACTGGACGTTTCACGATTCTTTACCGAATCTTTACCGAAAGATAGATACGTTTCACGAAACGAATAAACTGCAACgctattaaataatttccacgttatctctgttataaaatttacttgtaCAGGCGTAATTAATTACGAGTAATCGAACAACGAGATATAAACCTCTTTTGCATCGATGCAACAATAAATAATCTatcttcgatcgatcgatcgttttacCTATTTGCAACGCGTCTGATGCAACGAGAAGCGTCCGTCGAAGGAAGTTTATCGTTTTCGGTGCATCGATACAACGTAAGAGTCATTGGAACGGTAACGATTTCACGAGCAGAAAGAACACCGATTCGAATTACGGAGGAATTTGTCACCCGAGCGCAACGGCGTTCGCTAGCCACAAACAGGTCCGTTTGCTCGATACGTACAACGACGTGTCTCACACGCGGTAGCAAAGTCTCGAGAGGAAATCCCACTCGGTGTTCCTCGATCAGGTAAACACACCACTGTTCGAAAGTTTGAATCCACGAAGTGAAACGTATTCTACCGGTAGAAGGTCTACCGAGAGAATCTCGTTgagcatcgatcgatcgatcttcgTATCCTCCGCAAAAAGAGTATTAAGAATCAAGCACTTGGATTTGCGAATCGATCGGTTTAAAAGTACGCGAGTACTTAAAGTGTGTGCATTGCCGGATACGAGTACGCCAATAATTTTCTACGGAGAATTAAAAAGACTCGTCGATCGACGCATACAAGAATTTCCGTAAATCTATTTAAAAAGAACCGAGACGAccttaaaacgtttaaaacgcCATTACTCGCAGGATCGATATACATACGTACTGGATCGTGTATTATTCGACACTGTGTAACTTTTCTCGACGAAGAGTCATATCATCCAGCATTTTAGAGTTACAGCTTCTCCTGGTCATATACAGTTACGTACGATACAacgaagaaaaaagatgcaaaagctttttattttcttacgcAGGTTTTCCTAAAATTTGGTGAACTCTCAACGTGCACAATACGCGTTAATAAGTCAGCGTGAGAAACGCGCGAACGTCGATCATTTTCATCGTCGTTTAAAATTGCAACTAGCGACGATTAGTCACGATGTTTCTGCAAGTATCGTACTTGGTATTATTCTCGATTGAAAGATTGTTACTTaagaataaaacgagatatttatAAACGACTAATAATGTAACCTACGTTTATAATACAAAGTATGCTGCTTTCATCATCCATCATGCTGTGCTGTTGTAAACGGCGTATGCGTATAATTAGGATCAAAGAAGTTAATGGTTCGCGACTCGAGAAAAGAAATCGTACCGATTAAAGTCACTCGATCAAAGATCGGGACGTAGGAACTCGAACGCTAcgagaataaaaaattaaacgaaagaaacgagaaTGAAATCGACGACTCTAGCGAAATATAAGCACATTGTACGTATAAATATCTCGCGTTAAATGCTACGAAATTTCGAATAGATCGCCAGTTGGATCGATCGCCACTTGAGAAAAAGAAATACGTTCTACGACAAATCTCTACGACGATTCTACTTTTTTAGCTACGTCCGTAAAAATACGAGATcgaataaaaattcgtagtCCGGTAATAGTACTTCGTTTAAGAGAAAGAAACGCGATATCGTAAAAATGAGAATTATTATTAGCGTAAGAGTTCGGTCAAATTTTTAGAATATCGTACTTTGAGTAGAACGAATTGCCGTATCGGATACTGGCACGTGTAGGGTGAAAGAAAACAATCGTCGGTGCCGTGCATTTTTCTTGCATAGTGACAAGCGTAATTAACTGCTCGAAGATCAGAAGATTA
Above is a genomic segment from Bombus vancouverensis nearcticus chromosome 13, iyBomVanc1_principal, whole genome shotgun sequence containing:
- the LOC117159167 gene encoding uncharacterized protein LOC117159167 isoform X1; its protein translation is MQWRRQRKVIHVIGSSKHVLLLARYQDAPPGEEDEEEGLRNGYAKRQENDTHSRFGQSGYKPLRAGSSNGGAYAGAASRHNSSGSTSQPKIIFNEDEYTRITTPRQDMLFKKGYLSKKKPWAGNANTSATSSTTESQSASHSTAGRDGSETTEDQQLLDRDCGTGEYAPAMDSSAQLGYGTFYDHVGGYYYEYPVMLVGPAPMAAQAAPSVLAAMPCAPVPLRPIEWVNSTIVPKLPGEPYCIMNYENNQCVEESTVVVEEQEDAILPMESTSRMWNENGTRSIGYGDSVGGEMDDEQSIIFIDAKEGQQVDEREEERLEEQYEDEQQAEEQPLENGMNGGAYFDPMMMQDPVHVPHVIPAVPQPYMYPGHYMFGPPLVNVNGVTIQSGLMIRTTDFATMSAAMSAACAKRKKKKKRRRQRRFTTGNTEDEEEGEYSSECDTGLPSSELPWTVCSSTVTTTTTTTTTTSNRPLNPECQEFQLRRTVEPRTPLPIVPSSANNTPTSETGTTINQPSALSSDANLLVDNESNAVCNGVISDDSKNQSDELSDNGKSDQQPEPTSTSLENSRSKSLDTFTSSDNESNRLTNCLPGDEEAALSTDEVVNEATDVDKLPSIIEAANNDCPSANELCERPSNEMNGETLTNGNLDSDSSSKNASMTTSRPLSPVSNDENSRSGSMTPKSVENAAFRDDQNHESLSSSKSSLSTSLSKRKYSAKGTKFVREPTPGPDLNSTTEPENETKTHDLTENLQKIDLSNDTKLDSKFESQDNKATKVDQVSGKFGTKTAAVCSLLNKETIEATNEDSGFESQTQLSDYPITQAVTEWLRKEKSPDLFIASAISMDCEEDEDDMDQEPPKNLQGNPILALSASSGADNTALSRTAICGEFAGLGNIKSGQEQQQPDGSNNNSGASRRKKDAKRRSEERRRVARHVVIGKVDHEMVSSSDSCGQREDLANITRRKNLAKQQQQDVVDDTCEFTEKDSVAGVRVASSSRIDSKRVNARRTKRQGKSHARNPSNNIDTKIRRTEDVDDEDDEDDDGIVEDTMNVRTFEKGEIIVSEDGKLLTSSTYEPSLRRCHDAATTIKAPDKSETGKQTTERKMEEERKRSSSIEDEKSGSGIDSLDSIEEPDVLECWETEIIEPLVTPKRMLQSEGIVCEGEAAEDDTIEVEQVNVDYVQKYYRLARESATSIEEISLKADPPTSSKSVPNMSERKEEIAARKEPVKDKGDMPIDEAFEVYESCYTGNSPFLAMDSKVFKLRTLYGQEGETPIPCKTVCCQIQ
- the LOC117159167 gene encoding uncharacterized protein LOC117159167 isoform X2 — its product is MQWRRQRKVIHVIGSSKHVLLLARYQDAPPGEEDEEEGLRNGYAKRQENDTHSRFGQSGYKPLRAGSSNGGAYAGAASRHNSSGSTSQPKIIFNEDEYTRITTPRQDMLFKKGYLSKKKPWAGNANTSATSSTTESQSASHSTADGSETTEDQQLLDRDCGTGEYAPAMDSSAQLGYGTFYDHVGGYYYEYPVMLVGPAPMAAQAAPSVLAAMPCAPVPLRPIEWVNSTIVPKLPGEPYCIMNYENNQCVEESTVVVEEQEDAILPMESTSRMWNENGTRSIGYGDSVGGEMDDEQSIIFIDAKEGQQVDEREEERLEEQYEDEQQAEEQPLENGMNGGAYFDPMMMQDPVHVPHVIPAVPQPYMYPGHYMFGPPLVNVNGVTIQSGLMIRTTDFATMSAAMSAACAKRKKKKKRRRQRRFTTGNTEDEEEGEYSSECDTGLPSSELPWTVCSSTVTTTTTTTTTTSNRPLNPECQEFQLRRTVEPRTPLPIVPSSANNTPTSETGTTINQPSALSSDANLLVDNESNAVCNGVISDDSKNQSDELSDNGKSDQQPEPTSTSLENSRSKSLDTFTSSDNESNRLTNCLPGDEEAALSTDEVVNEATDVDKLPSIIEAANNDCPSANELCERPSNEMNGETLTNGNLDSDSSSKNASMTTSRPLSPVSNDENSRSGSMTPKSVENAAFRDDQNHESLSSSKSSLSTSLSKRKYSAKGTKFVREPTPGPDLNSTTEPENETKTHDLTENLQKIDLSNDTKLDSKFESQDNKATKVDQVSGKFGTKTAAVCSLLNKETIEATNEDSGFESQTQLSDYPITQAVTEWLRKEKSPDLFIASAISMDCEEDEDDMDQEPPKNLQGNPILALSASSGADNTALSRTAICGEFAGLGNIKSGQEQQQPDGSNNNSGASRRKKDAKRRSEERRRVARHVVIGKVDHEMVSSSDSCGQREDLANITRRKNLAKQQQQDVVDDTCEFTEKDSVAGVRVASSSRIDSKRVNARRTKRQGKSHARNPSNNIDTKIRRTEDVDDEDDEDDDGIVEDTMNVRTFEKGEIIVSEDGKLLTSSTYEPSLRRCHDAATTIKAPDKSETGKQTTERKMEEERKRSSSIEDEKSGSGIDSLDSIEEPDVLECWETEIIEPLVTPKRMLQSEGIVCEGEAAEDDTIEVEQVNVDYVQKYYRLARESATSIEEISLKADPPTSSKSVPNMSERKEEIAARKEPVKDKGDMPIDEAFEVYESCYTGNSPFLAMDSKVFKLRTLYGQEGETPIPCKTVCCQIQ